TGCAGGATAAGTTCAGGGAGACTTTGAAGAGGCTTGAAGCACTGCGAGTCAACAGATTGGATCAAATTTGGCAGGTCTTTGTAATCACGAGATAAAAGACTCTACCTCATATAATCGGAATTTACCTTTCACTCCTTTGAGCAGCCTGGAGCCTGCTCGCTGCAATTGGAACAGATCGCTCATCACAATTTGATCGTACGTTTCCTGTCCGATAAGAATTTGGTCGGGTTCGGCCGATTGAGAAATTCTCGAAGCGATGTTCACTGCATGTCCCAAGATTGTGTAATCCATACGTTCATCCGAACCGAAATTGCCGACGATTGCAGGTCCGGTGTTTATCCCATATCTCACGCTGAAACGCAGATGCTCCGGTAAGGACTGAACTGCATTCTGGAGCTTTTCTCTTATCCTCAATGCTGCTCGAACTGCACGAGCAGGAGCATCTTCTTGAGGCAAAGGTGCCCCGAAAATAGCCATTGCGCCGTCACCGATAAACTTGTCCAGCGTACCTTGTTCGTTGAAGATAATCTCGTTTACACACTTACAGAATAAGTTCAAAACTTCCTGCAACTGTACAGGCAAACATATTTCACACAGGGCAGTAAAGCTCACGATGTCGCAGAAGAAAATGGTAGCCTCGGTTTCTTTGACTGCGAGATCGGCAGCGCCTTCGAGAATCAGGTCAACCACCTGCGCGGAATGGAATCTGCTCAGGTTTTGACGAATCACGGCATTCTTGACTGCCTCTTCCCTGAGGCGTTCCGTAAGCTTCCACCGTTGAATCGCCAATGCGGTCTGGTGACCGATTGCTGTGAGCAGGTCAAGATCTTCCGATTGGTACCCGCCGACGACATCCAAACTGTCCACATAAATGACCCCCAAAATAGTCCTTTCTTCCCAAATGGGGGCCGCCATAACAGATCGTATCCCGTCGATAATCACACTTTCGCCCATTTCGAAGCGTGGATCTTCAAGGGCATTGTCAG
The sequence above is a segment of the Desulfomonile tiedjei DSM 6799 genome. Coding sequences within it:
- a CDS encoding adenylate/guanylate cyclase domain-containing protein — encoded protein: MFNLLILRPDGQEIAQEFVGDQTIVGRHEKCDLRLVDGMVSRNHCLILQEGKRFVVKDLESRNGTWINGRRIKNRRTVKSGDVIQVGPFRLLFRPDSREKVNFHAQTLDMKALTSDQPFVHRNEAEIVVKPLGMITNYLSETAGTVERIPTKVRRERLNRNLLTLYRITEELVATKDLNEILEYLMDQIFNIFNPSQTTILLRDRDEIPIPIKQRSTEGKGNIRPISSTIVNRILKDRVAILTDNALEDPRFEMGESVIIDGIRSVMAAPIWEERTILGVIYVDSLDVVGGYQSEDLDLLTAIGHQTALAIQRWKLTERLREEAVKNAVIRQNLSRFHSAQVVDLILEGAADLAVKETEATIFFCDIVSFTALCEICLPVQLQEVLNLFCKCVNEIIFNEQGTLDKFIGDGAMAIFGAPLPQEDAPARAVRAALRIREKLQNAVQSLPEHLRFSVRYGINTGPAIVGNFGSDERMDYTILGHAVNIASRISQSAEPDQILIGQETYDQIVMSDLFQLQRAGSRLLKGVKGKFRLYEVESFIS